A region from the Citrobacter koseri ATCC BAA-895 genome encodes:
- the btuF gene encoding vitamin B12 ABC transporter substrate-binding protein BtuF: MAKLFSRALAALLLALPLWLCAAPRVVSLSPSNTELAFAAGITPVGVSSYSDYPPQAKNIEEVSTWQGMNLERIVALKPDLVIAWRGGNAERQVNQLASLGIKIMWVDAVTIEQVADALRQLAAWSPEPEKARRAAQTLLDEYAALKSQYADKPKKRVFLQFGANPLFTSGKGSIQHQVLEVCGGENIFAGSRVPWPQVSREQVLARHPQAIVVTGDAGEIPKIEQYWQNQLKIPVIPLNGDWFERASPRIILAAKQLCNALSQVE, encoded by the coding sequence ATGGCTAAATTATTCTCCAGGGCGCTGGCCGCCCTGCTTTTAGCCCTTCCGCTGTGGCTTTGCGCCGCACCGCGCGTCGTTTCCCTCTCCCCTTCCAACACCGAACTTGCCTTTGCCGCAGGGATCACGCCCGTTGGCGTCAGCAGTTATTCCGACTATCCCCCGCAAGCGAAAAACATCGAAGAAGTCTCCACCTGGCAAGGGATGAATCTGGAACGTATTGTGGCGCTCAAACCCGACCTGGTCATCGCCTGGCGAGGGGGCAATGCTGAACGGCAGGTTAACCAGCTGGCGTCCCTGGGCATTAAAATCATGTGGGTGGATGCTGTAACCATTGAGCAGGTCGCCGACGCACTGCGCCAGCTTGCCGCATGGAGTCCTGAGCCAGAAAAAGCCAGACGCGCGGCGCAAACGCTGCTGGACGAGTATGCCGCGCTAAAGTCGCAGTACGCTGATAAACCGAAAAAACGCGTTTTTCTCCAGTTTGGCGCGAATCCGTTATTCACCAGCGGAAAAGGCTCCATCCAGCACCAGGTTCTTGAGGTCTGCGGCGGAGAAAATATTTTTGCGGGCAGTCGCGTCCCCTGGCCGCAGGTCAGCCGCGAGCAGGTGCTGGCCCGACATCCGCAGGCGATTGTCGTTACCGGCGATGCGGGCGAAATTCCTAAAATCGAACAATACTGGCAAAACCAGCTAAAAATCCCGGTTATACCGCTGAATGGTGACTGGTTTGAACGCGCGAGCCCGCGTATCATCCTCGCCGCAAAACAACTCTGTAATGCGCTTTCACAAGTAGAATAG
- the hemL gene encoding glutamate-1-semialdehyde 2,1-aminomutase, with amino-acid sequence MSKSENLYSAARELIPGGVNSPVRAFTGVGGTPLFIEKADGAYLYDVDGKAYIDYVGSWGPMVLGHNHPAIRNAVIEAAARGLSFGAPTEMEVKMAELVTELVPTMDMVRMVNSGTEATMSAIRLARGFTGRDKIIKFEGCYHGHADCLLVKAGSGALTLGQPNSPGVPADFARHTLTCTYNDLASVRAAFEQYPQEIACIIVEPVAGNMNCIPPQPEFLPGLRALCDEFGALLIIDEVMTGFRVALAGAQDYYGVVPDLTCLGKIIGGGMPVGAFGGRRDVMDALAPTGPVYQAGTLSGNPIAMAAGFACLTEVAQPGIHETLDELTTRLAEGLLDAAQEADIPLVVNHVGGMFGIFFTDAESVNCYQDVMACDVERFKRFFHMMLDEGVYLAPSAFEAGFMSVAHSMDDINNTIDAARRVFAKL; translated from the coding sequence ATGAGCAAGTCTGAAAACCTCTACAGCGCAGCGCGCGAGCTTATCCCCGGCGGCGTCAACTCCCCTGTTCGCGCCTTCACTGGCGTGGGCGGCACCCCGCTGTTTATCGAAAAAGCAGACGGCGCGTATCTGTATGATGTCGATGGCAAAGCGTACATCGATTACGTCGGCTCCTGGGGTCCGATGGTGCTGGGCCATAACCACCCCGCCATCCGTAATGCAGTGATTGAAGCCGCTGCGCGCGGGCTGAGCTTCGGCGCGCCGACCGAGATGGAAGTTAAAATGGCGGAGCTGGTCACCGAACTGGTGCCGACTATGGACATGGTGCGGATGGTGAACTCCGGCACCGAAGCCACAATGAGTGCGATTCGCCTGGCGCGCGGCTTCACCGGTCGCGACAAGATCATCAAATTTGAAGGCTGCTACCACGGCCACGCCGACTGCCTGCTGGTGAAAGCGGGTTCCGGCGCACTGACGCTGGGCCAGCCGAACTCACCGGGCGTTCCGGCTGATTTCGCCAGACATACCCTGACCTGCACCTATAACGATCTGGCTTCTGTACGCGCGGCGTTCGAACAATATCCGCAAGAGATTGCCTGTATTATCGTCGAGCCGGTGGCGGGCAATATGAACTGCATCCCTCCGCAGCCGGAATTCCTGCCGGGCCTGCGCGCCCTGTGCGACGAATTCGGCGCGCTGCTGATCATCGACGAAGTGATGACCGGTTTCCGCGTGGCGCTGGCGGGCGCACAGGATTATTACGGCGTAGTGCCGGATCTGACCTGTCTGGGCAAAATCATCGGCGGCGGCATGCCGGTAGGCGCATTTGGCGGACGCCGCGATGTGATGGACGCACTGGCGCCGACTGGCCCGGTTTACCAGGCGGGAACGCTTTCCGGCAACCCGATTGCCATGGCGGCGGGTTTCGCCTGCCTGACCGAAGTCGCCCAGCCGGGGATTCACGAGACGCTGGACGAACTGACGACCCGACTGGCAGAAGGCCTGCTGGACGCCGCGCAGGAAGCCGATATTCCACTGGTGGTGAATCACGTCGGCGGTATGTTCGGCATCTTCTTTACCGATGCGGAATCCGTAAACTGCTATCAGGATGTAATGGCATGCGACGTTGAGCGCTTCAAACGTTTCTTCCACATGATGCTGGATGAAGGCGTTTACCTGGCGCCGTCCGCCTTCGAGGCAGGTTTTATGTCCGTGGCGCACAGCATGGACGATATCAACAACACCATCGATGCCGCGCGTCGGGTATTTGCGAAGCTGTAA
- the fhuA gene encoding ferrichrome porin FhuA — protein sequence MARLKTAQPNSSLRKIAVVVATAVSGMSVYAQAAVEPKEETITVTAAPAQQESAWGPAATIAARQSATATKTDTPIQKVPQSISVVTAEEMALHQPKSVKEALSYTPGVAVGTRGASNTYDYLIIRGFAADGQSQNNYLNGLKMQGNFYNDAVIDPYMLERAEVMRGPVSVLYGKSNPGGLLNMVSKRPTTEPLKEVQFKMGTDSLFQTGFDFSDALDDDGVYSYRLTGLARSANAQQQGAEEQRYAIAPSFSWRPNDKTNFTFLSYFQNEPETGYYGWLPKEGTVTKLPNGKRLSTDFNEGANNNTYSRNEKMVGYSFDHEFNDTFTVRQNLRYAQNKVSQNSVYGYGMCSDPLYTKDPANSPCASVPQSDWGHTLTRQYVIDNEKLQNFAVDTQLQSKFATADVDHTLLTGVDFMRMRNDIDSWFGYAGSVTPSDIYNLDRSDFDFGSHPGPSGPYKVLNKQKQTGLYVQDQMQWDKVLVTLGGRYDWADQESFNRVYGTTDKRDDKQFTWRGGVNYLFDNGVTPYFSYSESFEPASQTGESGNIFAPSKGKQYEAGVKYVPSDRPIVITGAVYQLTKTNNLMPDPNGSSWSVEGGEIRSRGVEIEAKAALSASVNVVGSYTYTDAEYTTDTSYKGNTPAQVPKHMASLWGDYTLYDGALSGLTLGTGVRYTGSSYGDPANSFKVGSYTLVDALVRYDLARVGMAGSNVALHVNNLFDREYVASCFNTYGCFWGAERQVVATATFRF from the coding sequence ATGGCGCGTCTTAAAACTGCTCAGCCAAACTCTTCGCTGCGTAAAATCGCAGTCGTAGTAGCCACAGCGGTTAGCGGCATGTCTGTCTATGCACAGGCGGCGGTTGAACCGAAAGAAGAAACTATCACCGTAACCGCTGCACCTGCCCAGCAGGAAAGTGCCTGGGGGCCGGCGGCGACCATCGCGGCCAGACAATCCGCCACAGCGACCAAAACGGATACCCCCATTCAAAAGGTGCCACAGTCTATTTCTGTGGTAACTGCCGAGGAGATGGCGCTGCATCAGCCTAAATCTGTGAAAGAGGCGCTCAGCTACACTCCTGGTGTTGCCGTGGGCACCCGTGGCGCGTCTAACACTTATGATTACCTGATCATCCGCGGTTTCGCCGCTGACGGCCAAAGTCAGAACAACTATCTGAATGGCCTGAAGATGCAGGGTAACTTTTACAATGATGCGGTGATTGACCCTTATATGCTGGAGCGCGCTGAAGTCATGCGCGGCCCGGTTTCCGTTCTCTACGGAAAAAGCAACCCTGGTGGTTTGTTGAATATGGTCAGCAAGCGTCCAACCACGGAACCGCTGAAAGAAGTTCAGTTCAAGATGGGCACCGACAGCCTGTTCCAGACCGGTTTTGACTTTAGTGATGCTCTGGATGACGATGGTGTTTACTCTTATCGCTTAACCGGCCTTGCGCGTTCTGCGAATGCCCAGCAGCAAGGTGCAGAAGAACAGCGTTATGCCATTGCGCCATCTTTCAGCTGGCGTCCGAATGATAAAACCAACTTTACCTTCTTGTCTTATTTCCAGAATGAACCGGAAACAGGTTATTACGGCTGGCTGCCGAAAGAAGGGACAGTGACTAAGTTACCGAACGGTAAGCGTCTCTCTACCGATTTCAACGAAGGTGCGAACAACAATACCTATTCTCGTAACGAGAAGATGGTGGGCTACAGCTTCGACCACGAATTTAACGACACCTTTACCGTGCGTCAGAACCTGCGTTACGCGCAAAATAAAGTCTCGCAGAACAGCGTGTATGGCTACGGTATGTGCTCCGATCCGCTCTATACAAAGGATCCGGCTAATAGTCCTTGCGCCAGCGTTCCTCAGTCAGATTGGGGTCATACGCTGACTCGTCAGTACGTTATCGATAATGAGAAATTGCAGAACTTCGCTGTCGATACCCAACTGCAAAGCAAGTTTGCAACGGCCGATGTGGATCACACGCTGCTGACCGGCGTTGACTTTATGCGTATGCGTAACGATATTGACTCCTGGTTTGGCTATGCTGGTTCTGTAACGCCGTCCGACATCTATAACCTTGATCGCAGTGACTTCGATTTTGGCTCACACCCTGGCCCTTCAGGCCCTTACAAAGTGCTGAACAAGCAGAAGCAGACTGGCTTGTACGTGCAGGATCAGATGCAATGGGATAAGGTGCTGGTTACCCTGGGTGGTCGTTATGACTGGGCTGACCAGGAGTCCTTCAACCGTGTTTACGGTACTACCGATAAGCGCGATGACAAACAGTTCACCTGGCGTGGCGGTGTTAACTACCTGTTCGACAATGGCGTAACCCCGTATTTCAGCTATAGCGAGTCGTTTGAACCGGCTTCGCAGACGGGGGAAAGCGGTAATATCTTTGCTCCATCCAAAGGTAAGCAGTACGAAGCTGGCGTGAAATACGTGCCGAGCGATCGTCCGATCGTGATTACCGGTGCAGTGTATCAGCTCACCAAAACCAACAATCTGATGCCCGACCCGAATGGATCGTCCTGGTCAGTCGAAGGCGGTGAAATTCGTTCACGTGGTGTGGAAATTGAAGCGAAAGCCGCGCTGTCTGCAAGCGTCAACGTGGTTGGTTCTTATACCTATACCGATGCGGAATACACTACCGACACCAGCTACAAAGGCAACACGCCTGCTCAGGTGCCTAAACATATGGCATCATTGTGGGGTGATTACACCCTCTATGACGGCGCGCTTTCCGGGCTGACGTTGGGTACGGGTGTTCGTTATACTGGCTCCAGCTATGGCGATCCGGCAAACTCCTTCAAAGTGGGGAGCTATACGCTGGTGGATGCGTTAGTACGTTACGATCTGGCGCGCGTTGGTATGGCTGGGTCTAACGTGGCGCTGCATGTGAACAACTTGTTTGACCGTGAGTACGTCGCAAGCTGCTTTAACACCTATGGCTGCTTCTGGGGCGCGGAGCGTCAGGTCGTTGCAACCGCAACCTTCCGTTTCTAA
- a CDS encoding TRIC cation channel family protein: MLVYWLDIVGTAVFAISGVLLAGKLRMDPFGVLVLGVVTAVGGGTIRDMALDNGPVFWVKDPTDLVVAMVTSMLTILLVRQPRRLPKWMLPVLDAVGLAVFVGIGVNKAFLAETGPLVAICMGVITGVGGGIIRDVLAREVPMILRTEIYATACIIGGIVHATAFYTFSVPLESASMMGMVVTLMIRLAAIRWHLKLPTFALDENGR; this comes from the coding sequence ATGCTCGTCTATTGGCTGGATATTGTAGGCACAGCTGTCTTTGCTATCTCTGGCGTATTGCTGGCCGGAAAGTTGCGTATGGACCCGTTTGGCGTACTGGTGTTGGGCGTCGTGACCGCAGTGGGCGGCGGGACGATCCGCGATATGGCGCTGGATAACGGGCCCGTCTTTTGGGTCAAAGATCCGACCGACCTGGTAGTGGCGATGGTCACCAGCATGCTCACCATTTTGCTGGTGCGCCAGCCGAGACGATTGCCTAAATGGATGCTTCCCGTGCTGGATGCCGTCGGCCTCGCGGTGTTCGTCGGTATCGGCGTCAATAAGGCGTTCCTTGCTGAAACAGGCCCGCTGGTCGCCATCTGTATGGGCGTGATTACCGGCGTCGGCGGCGGGATTATCCGCGACGTGCTGGCGCGTGAAGTGCCGATGATCTTGCGCACGGAGATTTATGCCACGGCCTGTATTATCGGCGGCATCGTGCATGCGACGGCGTTTTATACCTTTTCCGTGCCGCTGGAAAGCGCCAGTATGATGGGGATGGTTGTGACGTTAATGATTCGTCTGGCCGCAATTCGTTGGCATTTAAAATTACCGACGTTTGCTCTGGATGAGAACGGGCGTTGA
- the fhuD gene encoding Fe(3+)-hydroxamate ABC transporter substrate-binding protein FhuD has protein sequence MSGLHSITRRRLLTAMALSPLLWQMGQARAATVDPHRIVALEWLPVELLLALGIMPYGVADIPNYRLWVNEPALPESVIDVGLRTEPNLELLTEMKPSFMVWSAGYGPSPEKLARIAPGRGFSFSDGKKPLAVARQSLIEMAQLLNLESAASRHLAEYDSFIDSQKPRFARRGDRPLLLMTLLDPRHMLVFGPNCLFQETLDAFGIRNAWQGETNFWGSTAVGIDRLAAYKDADVLCFDHGNNPDMAALMATPLWQAMPFVRAGRFQRVPAVWFYGATLSSMRFVRILDNALGGKA, from the coding sequence ATGAGCGGTTTACATTCTATTACCCGACGTCGATTGTTAACGGCGATGGCGCTTTCTCCTCTGCTCTGGCAAATGGGGCAAGCCCGGGCCGCAACCGTCGATCCTCATCGTATTGTCGCCCTGGAGTGGTTGCCGGTAGAGCTGCTGTTAGCGCTCGGCATCATGCCTTACGGCGTGGCGGATATTCCCAATTATCGCCTGTGGGTTAACGAGCCGGCATTGCCGGAGTCGGTCATTGACGTTGGGCTGCGTACCGAACCTAATCTGGAACTGCTGACCGAAATGAAGCCCTCATTTATGGTCTGGTCGGCAGGCTATGGCCCTTCGCCTGAAAAGCTGGCGCGTATCGCGCCGGGGCGCGGTTTTAGCTTCAGCGACGGCAAAAAACCGTTAGCGGTAGCGCGTCAGTCGTTAATTGAAATGGCGCAACTGCTTAATCTTGAGTCTGCGGCCAGCCGCCATCTGGCGGAATACGATAGCTTTATCGACAGCCAGAAACCGCGCTTTGCCCGGCGTGGCGACCGGCCTCTGCTGCTGATGACGTTGCTCGATCCGCGCCATATGCTGGTTTTCGGCCCGAACTGCTTATTCCAGGAGACGCTGGACGCGTTCGGCATTCGCAATGCCTGGCAGGGGGAAACCAATTTCTGGGGCAGCACTGCGGTTGGTATCGACCGGCTGGCGGCCTATAAAGACGCTGACGTCCTCTGTTTTGATCACGGCAATAACCCGGATATGGCTGCGCTGATGGCGACGCCGCTGTGGCAGGCGATGCCGTTTGTGCGCGCCGGACGTTTTCAGCGCGTGCCTGCCGTCTGGTTTTATGGCGCGACGCTGTCGAGCATGCGTTTCGTGCGCATTCTGGATAATGCGCTGGGAGGTAAAGCGTGA
- the clcA gene encoding H(+)/Cl(-) exchange transporter ClcA, which yields MNTDTPTFEAQQVVRLRRGDLIRRLLQRDKTPLAILLTAAVVGTVTGLIGVAFEKAVTWVQNLRIGALVQTADYAILVWPLAFILSALLAMVGYFLVRKFAPEAGGSGIPEIEGALEELRPVRWWRVLPVKFVGGMGTLGAGMVLGREGPTVQIGGNIGRMVLDLFRMRSAEARHTLLATGAAAGLSAAFNAPLAGILFIIEEMRPQFRYNLISIKAVFTGVIMSSIVFRIFNGEAPIIEVGKLSNAPVNTLWLYLILGMIFGCVGPLFNHLVLRTQDMFQRFHGGEIKKWVLMGGAIGGLCGILGLIEPEAAGGGFNLIPIAAAGNYSVGLLLFIFIARVLTTLLCFSSGAPGGIFAPMLALGTLLGTAFGMAAAACFPQYHLEAGTFAIAGMGALLAASVRAPLTGIVLVLEMTDNYQLILPMIITCLGATLLAQFMGGKPLYSTILARTLAKQDAEQAAKSQRSVAGENT from the coding sequence ATGAACACAGACACTCCCACTTTCGAAGCACAGCAAGTTGTGCGCTTACGGCGCGGGGATCTGATCCGCAGACTACTTCAGCGGGATAAAACACCGCTGGCCATCTTATTAACGGCGGCGGTGGTCGGCACCGTCACGGGTCTTATTGGCGTTGCGTTTGAGAAAGCCGTGACCTGGGTGCAGAACTTACGCATCGGCGCGCTCGTTCAGACGGCCGATTACGCGATTCTGGTCTGGCCGCTGGCCTTTATCCTCTCTGCGCTGCTGGCGATGGTCGGTTATTTTCTGGTGCGTAAGTTTGCGCCGGAAGCCGGTGGGTCGGGCATCCCGGAAATAGAAGGCGCGCTGGAAGAGTTGCGTCCTGTTCGCTGGTGGCGCGTGCTGCCGGTGAAATTTGTGGGCGGTATGGGAACGCTGGGCGCTGGCATGGTGCTGGGGCGGGAAGGGCCGACGGTACAAATCGGGGGCAATATCGGGCGGATGGTGCTGGATCTCTTCCGTATGCGTAGCGCCGAGGCGCGTCACACCTTACTGGCAACCGGCGCGGCCGCAGGGTTATCGGCAGCCTTTAACGCGCCGCTGGCGGGGATCTTATTTATCATCGAAGAGATGCGCCCGCAGTTTCGCTACAATTTAATTTCGATCAAAGCCGTGTTTACGGGCGTGATCATGTCGAGCATTGTGTTTCGTATTTTTAACGGTGAAGCGCCGATTATTGAGGTCGGGAAGCTCTCAAACGCACCGGTTAATACGCTATGGTTATATTTAATCCTCGGCATGATTTTTGGCTGCGTCGGGCCGCTGTTCAATCACCTGGTATTGCGCACTCAGGATATGTTCCAGCGTTTTCACGGCGGCGAAATCAAAAAGTGGGTTCTGATGGGCGGCGCGATCGGCGGCCTGTGCGGTATTCTCGGCTTAATTGAGCCGGAAGCGGCGGGCGGTGGATTTAATTTGATCCCCATTGCGGCGGCGGGGAATTACAGCGTAGGCCTGCTGCTGTTTATTTTTATCGCCCGCGTCCTTACCACGCTGCTTTGTTTCTCATCCGGCGCGCCGGGCGGAATTTTTGCGCCAATGCTGGCGCTGGGGACGTTGCTCGGCACCGCATTTGGTATGGCGGCTGCGGCGTGTTTTCCGCAGTACCATCTGGAAGCCGGAACATTCGCGATTGCCGGAATGGGCGCGTTGCTGGCGGCGTCGGTGCGTGCGCCTTTAACGGGAATCGTGTTAGTGCTGGAGATGACCGATAACTATCAGCTCATTTTGCCAATGATTATTACCTGTCTTGGCGCAACACTATTAGCACAATTTATGGGCGGAAAACCGCTATACTCCACCATCCTTGCGCGCACGCTGGCGAAACAGGATGCGGAGCAGGCGGCAAAAAGCCAGCGGTCGGTCGCTGGTGAGAATACTTGA
- the fhuC gene encoding Fe3+-hydroxamate ABC transporter ATP-binding protein FhuC: MQENITRPDTTFALRNVSFRVPGRTLLHPLSLTFPVGKVTGLIGHNGSGKSTLLKMLGRHQPPSEGDVLLDDQPLNSWNSKAFARKVAYLPQQLPQAEGMTVRELVAIGRYPWHGALGRFGVTDREKVEEAITLVGLKPLAHRLVDSLSGGERQRAWIAMLVAQDSRCLLLDEPTSALDIAHQVDVLALVHRLSQQRGLTVIAVLHDINMAARYCDYLVALRGGEMIAQGTPAELMRGETLELIYGIPMGILPHPAGAAPVSFVY; the protein is encoded by the coding sequence ATGCAGGAAAACATAACCCGTCCCGACACGACTTTCGCCCTACGTAATGTCTCCTTTCGTGTGCCTGGCCGCACGCTTCTACATCCTCTTTCGCTGACCTTTCCGGTGGGTAAAGTTACCGGGCTTATTGGTCACAACGGTTCAGGTAAATCAACCTTACTGAAAATGCTGGGGCGGCATCAACCGCCGTCGGAAGGCGACGTGTTGCTCGACGATCAGCCGTTGAACAGCTGGAACAGTAAAGCGTTTGCCCGCAAGGTCGCCTATCTGCCGCAGCAGCTTCCGCAGGCGGAAGGGATGACGGTGCGCGAGCTGGTGGCGATTGGGCGTTATCCGTGGCACGGCGCGTTGGGTCGTTTTGGCGTAACCGACAGAGAAAAAGTGGAAGAGGCGATTACGCTGGTGGGACTAAAACCACTGGCGCACCGTCTGGTGGACAGCCTCTCCGGCGGGGAACGTCAGCGGGCGTGGATCGCCATGCTGGTGGCCCAGGATAGCCGCTGTTTGCTACTCGACGAACCCACCTCCGCGCTGGATATCGCGCATCAGGTTGATGTGCTGGCGCTGGTGCACCGCTTAAGCCAGCAGCGTGGGCTGACGGTGATTGCCGTTTTGCACGACATCAACATGGCGGCCCGCTACTGTGATTATCTGGTGGCGCTGCGCGGTGGCGAAATGATTGCCCAGGGAACGCCAGCAGAGTTGATGCGTGGTGAAACGCTGGAGCTGATTTATGGCATCCCGATGGGAATTTTGCCGCATCCGGCTGGCGCCGCACCCGTGAGTTTTGTCTATTAA
- the fhuB gene encoding Fe(3+)-hydroxamate ABC transporter permease FhuB yields MSRRIALFPALLLAVLFIAAAWLTWFNFSIALPRSQWQQAFWSPDIDSIEQMIFHYSLLPRLAIALLVGAGLGLVGVLFQQVLRNPLAEPTTLGVATGAQLGITVTTLWAIPGAMATQFAALAGACVVGALVFGVAWGKRLSPVTLILAGLVVSLYCGAINQLMVIFHHDQLQSMFLWSTGTLTQTDWSGVQRLWPQLLGGVMLTLLLLRPMTLMGLDDGVARNLGLALSLARLAALSLAIVLSAMLVNAVGIIGFIGLFAPLLAKMLGARRLLARLMLAPLIGALILWLSDQTILWLTRVWMEVSTGSVTALIGAPLLLWLLPRLRSMSAPAMNANDRVAAERQHVLSFALAGGVVLLLAVFVALSFGRDAHGWNWASGALLDELMPWRWPRILAALIAGVMLAVAGCIIQRLTGNPMASPEVLGISSGAAFGVVLMLFLVPGNAFGWLLPAGSIGAAATLLIIMVAAGRGGFSPHRMLLAGMALSTAFTMLLMMLQASGDPRMAGVLTWISGSTYNASEEQVVRTGIVMVILLAITPLCRRWLTILPLGGETARAVGIALTPSRVGLLLLAACLTATATMTIGPLSFVGLMAPHIARMLGFRRTMPHMIMSALAGGILLVFADWCGRMVLFPYQIPAGLLSTFIGAPYFIYLLRKQSR; encoded by the coding sequence GTGAGCCGACGTATTGCGCTATTTCCGGCGTTGCTGCTGGCGGTGTTATTTATCGCCGCTGCCTGGCTGACCTGGTTTAACTTCTCCATCGCATTGCCGCGCAGCCAGTGGCAGCAAGCGTTCTGGTCGCCGGATATCGACAGCATTGAGCAAATGATTTTCCACTATAGCCTATTGCCGCGTCTGGCGATCGCCTTGCTGGTCGGGGCCGGACTTGGGCTGGTGGGCGTATTGTTCCAGCAGGTGCTGCGTAACCCGCTGGCGGAGCCAACGACGCTCGGCGTGGCGACAGGGGCGCAGCTCGGGATTACTGTAACGACGCTATGGGCGATTCCCGGCGCGATGGCCACGCAATTTGCGGCGCTGGCAGGCGCGTGCGTGGTGGGGGCGCTGGTGTTTGGCGTCGCCTGGGGAAAACGCCTGTCACCGGTTACGCTGATTCTCGCCGGTCTGGTGGTGAGCCTGTATTGCGGGGCGATTAACCAGCTGATGGTGATTTTCCACCACGACCAGTTGCAAAGCATGTTCCTGTGGAGCACCGGAACGCTGACGCAAACCGACTGGAGCGGGGTGCAGAGGCTGTGGCCGCAGCTGCTGGGCGGCGTGATGCTCACCTTGCTATTGCTGCGTCCGATGACCCTGATGGGGCTGGATGACGGCGTGGCGCGCAATCTGGGGCTGGCCTTGTCGCTGGCGCGTCTGGCGGCTTTATCGCTGGCGATCGTGCTTAGCGCGATGCTGGTTAACGCTGTTGGGATTATCGGCTTTATCGGCCTGTTCGCCCCGCTGCTGGCGAAAATGCTTGGGGCGCGTCGCTTACTGGCGCGCCTGATGCTGGCGCCGCTGATTGGCGCGCTGATCCTCTGGCTTTCCGATCAGACCATTTTGTGGCTGACCCGCGTCTGGATGGAGGTCTCCACGGGTTCCGTGACGGCGCTGATTGGCGCGCCGCTGTTGCTGTGGCTGCTGCCGCGTCTGCGCAGCATGAGCGCGCCGGCAATGAACGCCAATGACCGCGTAGCGGCGGAACGCCAGCATGTGCTGAGTTTTGCGCTGGCAGGCGGTGTCGTGCTGCTGTTAGCGGTGTTCGTGGCGCTCTCTTTTGGCCGTGACGCGCACGGCTGGAACTGGGCGAGCGGCGCGCTGCTGGATGAACTGATGCCCTGGCGCTGGCCGCGTATTCTGGCGGCATTGATTGCGGGCGTGATGCTGGCGGTAGCGGGGTGCATTATTCAACGCCTGACCGGAAACCCGATGGCCAGCCCGGAAGTGCTGGGTATCAGCTCCGGCGCGGCGTTCGGCGTGGTGCTGATGCTGTTCCTGGTGCCGGGTAACGCTTTTGGCTGGCTGCTGCCTGCCGGGAGCATCGGCGCGGCGGCGACGTTGCTGATCATCATGGTCGCGGCAGGACGCGGGGGCTTTTCTCCGCACCGTATGCTGCTGGCGGGGATGGCGCTCAGTACGGCGTTTACGATGCTGTTGATGATGTTACAGGCGAGCGGCGATCCGCGCATGGCGGGAGTGCTGACCTGGATCTCCGGTTCGACCTACAACGCGTCGGAAGAACAGGTGGTACGCACCGGCATTGTGATGGTGATTCTGCTGGCGATTACGCCGCTGTGTCGTCGCTGGTTAACCATTTTACCGCTGGGCGGCGAGACGGCGCGGGCGGTGGGTATCGCGTTGACGCCATCGCGTGTTGGGCTGTTGTTGCTGGCGGCCTGTCTGACGGCGACCGCGACGATGACCATTGGGCCGCTGAGCTTCGTTGGGCTGATGGCGCCGCATATCGCGCGGATGCTCGGTTTTCGCCGCACGATGCCGCATATGATTATGTCGGCGCTGGCGGGGGGAATACTGCTGGTTTTTGCCGACTGGTGCGGCAGAATGGTGTTGTTCCCGTATCAGATCCCGGCGGGATTGCTCTCGACGTTTATCGGCGCGCCGTATTTTATTTATTTGTTACGCAAGCAGAGCCGGTAA
- the erpA gene encoding iron-sulfur cluster insertion protein ErpA, with the protein MSDDVALPLQFTEAAAKKVKSLIADEDNPNLKLRVYITGGGCSGFQYGFTFDDQVNEGDMTIEKQGVGLVVDPMSLQYLVGGAVDYTEGLEGSRFVVTNPNAKSTCGCGSSFSI; encoded by the coding sequence ATGAGTGATGACGTAGCGCTGCCACTGCAATTTACTGAAGCAGCAGCCAAGAAAGTAAAAAGCCTGATCGCTGACGAAGATAACCCGAATCTGAAACTGCGCGTGTATATCACCGGCGGTGGTTGCAGCGGTTTCCAGTACGGTTTTACCTTTGATGATCAGGTGAACGAAGGTGATATGACCATCGAGAAGCAGGGTGTTGGCCTGGTGGTTGACCCGATGAGCTTGCAATATCTGGTAGGCGGCGCTGTCGATTACACCGAAGGTCTGGAAGGTTCCCGCTTTGTGGTCACCAACCCGAATGCGAAAAGCACCTGCGGGTGTGGTTCGTCCTTTAGTATCTGA